A stretch of Faecalibacterium duncaniae DNA encodes these proteins:
- a CDS encoding S41 family peptidase, translated as MKSKLASLLCCLIVLINLSGCTKVTQLVKDSQPTKAELLDEINTEHQRWEAAPAADPTPYLRHYDDPADAQKDTDYFTDTYSEYDAEKELTVDEAKADVNYLFDALYYDYALYDYFGGHAVFDQAKADTLQEVQSRDSLTCEDLQKILVSHLTFIKDGHFNINQDYPSEKDIPFFFRQVMFVKTDSGYQNANGKVVASVDDHPDLDELFKRSISEQGYLVYYPVLLKPATFDGTEWEKHTCDETLTVHYTDGSTDTLTADAWSQYYKELPKDQNTDLRQTDGIPVFQFNSFEVSFLQEVNAAAAQMSDAAISMLDLRFNVGGYEEVAHQWITRYSRQRVQGNGVRYDVVNPVSVAIQAHRWQTHDNILILLSGKCSASSAEITMDLAYNLENSLIIGENTNGCMIGNGGHVELPNSKCSVIMTSVCVYLLPEGTDYFEEMRGLSPDIWVPAKEAETLAAKLMENLK; from the coding sequence ATTCTCAGCCCACAAAGGCCGAACTGTTGGATGAGATCAATACAGAGCATCAGCGTTGGGAAGCGGCTCCTGCCGCCGACCCGACACCCTATCTGCGGCATTACGATGACCCCGCCGATGCACAGAAAGATACAGATTACTTTACCGATACCTACAGCGAATACGATGCCGAAAAGGAACTTACCGTAGATGAAGCGAAAGCAGATGTGAATTACCTCTTCGACGCGCTCTACTATGATTATGCTCTCTACGATTATTTTGGCGGACACGCTGTATTCGATCAGGCAAAGGCTGATACTCTGCAGGAAGTCCAAAGCAGGGACAGCCTGACCTGTGAAGATTTGCAGAAGATTCTGGTAAGTCATCTTACCTTTATCAAGGACGGTCACTTCAACATCAATCAGGACTATCCGTCGGAAAAAGACATTCCGTTTTTCTTCCGTCAGGTGATGTTCGTAAAAACGGATTCGGGCTATCAGAATGCCAATGGAAAAGTCGTTGCATCCGTGGACGATCATCCCGATCTGGATGAACTGTTCAAGCGTTCAATCTCTGAGCAGGGGTATCTGGTGTATTATCCGGTCCTGCTGAAGCCTGCTACATTTGATGGGACAGAATGGGAAAAGCACACCTGTGATGAAACGCTGACGGTGCACTATACAGACGGCAGTACCGACACACTGACAGCAGACGCATGGAGCCAGTATTACAAAGAGCTTCCCAAAGACCAGAATACCGATCTTCGCCAGACAGATGGAATCCCGGTATTCCAGTTCAACAGCTTTGAGGTCTCTTTTCTACAGGAGGTCAATGCTGCGGCAGCACAAATGAGTGATGCTGCGATCTCCATGCTGGATCTGCGCTTCAATGTCGGCGGATATGAAGAAGTAGCTCATCAGTGGATCACCCGATACAGCCGCCAGCGTGTACAGGGCAATGGAGTCCGCTATGACGTTGTTAATCCGGTATCCGTAGCGATACAAGCTCATCGGTGGCAAACGCACGACAACATTCTGATTCTTTTAAGCGGAAAATGCTCTGCCTCTTCTGCAGAAATCACAATGGACCTTGCCTATAATCTGGAAAACAGCCTGATCATCGGAGAAAACACAAATGGATGTATGATCGGAAATGGTGGGCATGTGGAACTGCCGAACAGCAAATGCTCGGTTATAATGACATCCGTATGTGTCTATCTGCTGCCGGAGGGTACAGATTATTTTGAAGAAATGCGTGGCCTTTCTCCGGATATCTGGGTCCCGGCCAAAGAAGCCGAAACGCTGGCCGCAAAACTTATGGAAAATCTAAAGTAA